Proteins encoded together in one uncultured Sphaerochaeta sp. window:
- a CDS encoding ABC transporter permease, giving the protein MKLSRERLIQSDGAVSVLVVVLGFLVGTILVALVGKNPLNMYKAILQSLSGYNIDNGKMNVRYIGETLNYSVPFILCGLSMGFANRVGLFNIGGEGQYIMGMTIAQMVALLGPQIQGLHWVLAIVCAILIGSLWGGLVGVLKAKYEVSEVVSTIMLNYIALYLSRIISLQMPGATTYKTADFPETALITNDFFTKITNYSLLNNGIFLMIIAVIVFWFIMEKTSLGFGMRATGFNKEAARASGIPVVKSIALSMAIAGAFAGLAGGIVALGSFKYGRVLSGMDNYGFDGIAVALVGNSTALGTTLAGLLFGMLKNAQALMQGKQIPKEITFIIQGMIVIFIALRSALILYQQHLDKKKLQKEVGVK; this is encoded by the coding sequence ATGAAGCTATCCCGGGAACGACTTATACAAAGCGACGGGGCAGTTTCGGTCCTTGTCGTAGTTCTTGGATTCCTTGTAGGAACCATCCTGGTTGCCTTGGTGGGGAAGAACCCGCTTAACATGTACAAGGCAATCCTGCAATCACTCAGCGGATACAACATCGACAACGGAAAGATGAACGTCCGCTATATTGGTGAGACTCTCAACTATTCGGTTCCCTTCATCCTCTGTGGACTGTCTATGGGATTTGCAAACCGAGTAGGTCTCTTCAACATCGGTGGAGAAGGGCAGTACATCATGGGCATGACCATTGCACAAATGGTTGCCTTGCTCGGTCCACAGATACAAGGACTGCACTGGGTGCTTGCCATCGTCTGCGCAATACTCATTGGGTCCCTCTGGGGTGGATTGGTAGGAGTGTTGAAAGCAAAGTATGAAGTGAGTGAGGTTGTCTCAACCATCATGCTCAACTACATTGCCTTGTATCTAAGTCGCATCATCTCACTGCAAATGCCTGGAGCCACCACCTACAAGACAGCTGACTTTCCTGAGACTGCCTTGATCACCAATGACTTCTTCACCAAGATTACCAACTATTCGTTGTTGAATAACGGTATCTTTTTAATGATCATCGCAGTGATCGTATTTTGGTTCATCATGGAGAAAACCAGTCTTGGGTTTGGCATGAGGGCTACTGGATTCAACAAGGAAGCAGCAAGGGCAAGCGGTATACCGGTGGTAAAATCCATTGCACTTTCCATGGCCATCGCTGGGGCTTTCGCAGGCCTTGCTGGAGGCATTGTTGCATTGGGCTCCTTCAAGTATGGAAGAGTGCTCTCCGGGATGGACAACTATGGTTTTGACGGTATTGCCGTTGCCTTGGTAGGAAACAGCACCGCTCTCGGTACCACCCTCGCGGGGCTCTTGTTCGGTATGCTCAAGAACGCACAAGCTCTGATGCAAGGGAAGCAGATTCCCAAGGAAATTACCTTCATCATCCAGGGAATGATTGTAATCTTCATTGCCCTCCGTTCAGCCTTGATCCTCTACCAACAGCACCTCGATAAGAAAAAACTGCAGAAGGAGGTAGGAGTCAAATGA
- a CDS encoding ABC transporter ATP-binding protein, with protein sequence MSEYAIEMKNITKTFPGVVANDKVTLQVRKQEIHALLGENGAGKSTLMSILFGSYIADSGEILLDGNPVEIKNPNVATSLGIGMVHQHFKLVQNFTVTENIVLGMEPVKGRVLDLKSASKRVAELSKQYGLQVDPDALIEDISVGQQQRVEILKTLYRNANIIIFDEPTAVLTPQEIDELMEILKALRAEGKTILLITHKLREIKEVSDRCTVLRRGTYIGTVDVADVSEQELAEMMVGRAVKFEIEKPEKKVGEVKLSLQHLEVKDENGAVKIRDLNLDIHDGEIVGIAGVDGNGQSELLGAITGLIPLSGGSIMLDGEPIEQLTIRERIEKGLGYIPEDRRKYGVVGEFTIAENSAIKSYYKSPYRKQFGILDFEAMKTSAEQLIDQFDIRSAEGPITKAGSLSGGNQQKVIVAREISLSPKVLVVAQPTRGLDVGAIEYIRKRIIDERMKGRAILLVSLELDEIMNLCDRIATISKGSIVAVNKQHEVTEREIGMMMAGSHKEAQA encoded by the coding sequence GTGAGTGAATACGCAATCGAAATGAAGAATATCACCAAGACGTTTCCCGGCGTGGTGGCAAACGACAAGGTAACACTCCAAGTAAGGAAACAGGAAATACATGCCCTGCTTGGTGAGAATGGGGCAGGTAAATCGACGCTGATGTCCATCTTGTTCGGATCGTACATTGCTGACAGCGGGGAAATATTGCTTGATGGCAATCCTGTGGAGATCAAGAATCCCAATGTGGCAACGTCACTGGGAATCGGCATGGTGCACCAGCACTTCAAACTTGTACAGAACTTCACGGTCACAGAGAATATTGTACTGGGAATGGAACCCGTGAAGGGGCGAGTTCTCGACTTGAAGAGTGCAAGTAAGCGTGTAGCTGAACTCAGCAAGCAGTATGGCCTGCAGGTTGACCCAGATGCCTTGATCGAAGATATATCGGTCGGGCAACAGCAGCGTGTCGAGATTCTCAAGACCCTCTACCGTAATGCAAACATCATCATCTTTGACGAACCTACTGCGGTTCTTACCCCGCAGGAGATTGATGAACTAATGGAAATTCTCAAGGCTCTCCGCGCTGAGGGCAAGACCATTCTGCTTATCACCCACAAGCTTAGGGAGATCAAGGAAGTCTCTGACCGTTGTACAGTACTGAGACGAGGAACCTATATCGGCACTGTAGATGTTGCCGATGTCAGTGAGCAGGAGCTCGCTGAGATGATGGTAGGTCGTGCAGTTAAATTTGAGATCGAGAAACCGGAGAAGAAGGTCGGAGAGGTAAAACTCAGCTTGCAGCACCTTGAAGTAAAGGATGAGAATGGGGCAGTCAAAATCAGGGACCTGAACCTTGATATCCATGACGGTGAGATTGTCGGTATTGCAGGAGTTGATGGTAATGGACAGAGTGAGTTGCTTGGCGCCATAACCGGTCTGATTCCCCTCTCTGGTGGTTCCATCATGCTGGATGGAGAGCCCATCGAGCAACTCACCATTCGTGAACGTATTGAGAAAGGCCTCGGCTATATACCGGAAGATCGCAGAAAATACGGGGTTGTTGGAGAGTTCACCATCGCAGAGAACTCTGCCATCAAGAGCTATTATAAGAGTCCTTACAGAAAACAATTCGGGATCCTTGATTTTGAAGCCATGAAAACGAGCGCTGAACAACTTATCGACCAGTTCGATATCAGAAGCGCTGAGGGGCCGATCACCAAGGCAGGCAGCCTCTCTGGGGGAAATCAGCAGAAGGTCATTGTTGCCAGGGAGATTTCTCTTTCTCCTAAGGTCCTGGTGGTTGCCCAACCAACTCGCGGCTTGGATGTTGGTGCAATCGAGTATATCAGGAAGAGAATAATTGATGAAAGAATGAAAGGACGCGCTATATTGTTGGTCTCTCTGGAATTGGATGAGATCATGAACCTGTGCGACCGTATCGCAACCATCAGCAAGGGGAGCATCGTAGCAGTGAACAAGCAACATGAAGTCACCGAGCGAGAGATCGGCATGATGATGGCTGGGTCCCATAAGGAGGCACAGGCATGA
- a CDS encoding BMP family ABC transporter substrate-binding protein: MKKVSILLLVLLMGTMVFAQGGKEAAPAQADGRPTIRLLTDATGIDDKSFNAAAWRGIVEYYGDTVENATGRGTLYDVVTAQTQDMYIPNLRQAADEGYDLIMVTGFTWADALGEVAPQYPDQKFTIVDVDWVGQPNVMEFIYSEEQGSYLVGMVAALQAKEDGIADPKFGFIGGVPGATITKFEMGYVQGILSVFPDAEIYDYYANDWGKPELAKAQAKNWYDMGVYCIFSAAGGTGNGTIAQAKEYRMQGKNVWAIGVDSDQYADGLYSGDKSAVLTSMLKRVENSSLMVLEAVADGSFKGGVVQMGMADDGVGYSTANPELSKSVVEKVEAAKADVISGKIKLYKTYKDALANGAAPSGLSALDD; encoded by the coding sequence ATGAAGAAAGTAAGTATTTTGCTGCTGGTTCTGCTGATGGGCACCATGGTGTTCGCACAGGGCGGTAAAGAAGCTGCTCCCGCACAGGCTGATGGCAGACCAACCATCCGTTTGCTCACTGATGCAACCGGTATTGATGACAAGTCCTTCAACGCTGCAGCGTGGAGAGGAATCGTAGAGTACTACGGCGATACCGTAGAGAATGCAACCGGTCGCGGTACACTGTATGATGTAGTGACTGCACAGACCCAGGATATGTATATCCCGAATCTCCGTCAGGCTGCTGACGAGGGGTATGACTTGATCATGGTCACCGGTTTCACCTGGGCAGATGCGCTTGGTGAAGTTGCACCACAGTATCCTGACCAGAAATTCACCATCGTTGACGTTGACTGGGTGGGACAGCCGAACGTTATGGAGTTCATCTACTCTGAGGAGCAGGGATCCTACCTCGTTGGTATGGTCGCAGCACTCCAGGCCAAGGAAGATGGAATTGCAGATCCAAAGTTTGGATTCATCGGTGGAGTCCCCGGGGCTACCATCACCAAGTTTGAGATGGGCTATGTGCAGGGTATCCTCTCTGTCTTCCCAGATGCAGAAATCTATGACTACTATGCCAACGACTGGGGCAAGCCGGAGCTTGCTAAAGCACAGGCAAAGAACTGGTATGACATGGGTGTCTACTGCATCTTCAGTGCAGCAGGTGGAACCGGAAACGGAACCATTGCACAGGCAAAAGAGTACCGCATGCAGGGTAAGAACGTCTGGGCAATCGGCGTAGACAGTGACCAGTATGCTGACGGTCTGTACAGTGGCGACAAGAGTGCTGTACTCACCAGCATGCTTAAGCGTGTTGAAAACTCTTCCCTGATGGTCCTCGAGGCAGTTGCCGACGGTTCCTTCAAGGGTGGCGTGGTCCAGATGGGCATGGCTGACGATGGTGTCGGTTACTCAACTGCAAATCCTGAACTCAGCAAGAGCGTTGTTGAGAAGGTTGAAGCAGCTAAGGCTGACGTTATCAGTGGAAAGATCAAACTTTACAAGACCTACAAGGATGCTTTGGCCAATGGCGCAGCTCCCAGTGGGCTTTCCGCACTTGACGACTAA
- a CDS encoding Cof-type HAD-IIB family hydrolase, with the protein MYTVVALDLDGTLTNEKKEITPRTRDAIKRAREQGCHIVLASGRPLLGIEHVASSLDLMGSEGTILAYNGGQLFDTRTSQVLWERTVDLETIHTCFSYAREHHLAALSYDEEGVITEMADDVHVAKEAYNNAIPIRKVSNLIKEVQHPMPKVMIVGEPLLLQKAREDLLPLVGDVADLGFSEPCFMEITAKGVQKASSLQVLLSLLGKDESSLMVIGDGLNDLPMFGIAALAVAMDNASDEVKSHAHVITDSNEHDGVALAFERYILTK; encoded by the coding sequence ATGTATACGGTAGTAGCTCTTGATTTGGATGGTACACTCACCAACGAGAAGAAGGAAATCACCCCACGTACCAGAGACGCGATCAAAAGAGCCAGGGAACAGGGTTGCCATATCGTCCTGGCCAGTGGCAGACCACTCTTGGGTATCGAGCATGTCGCTTCCTCCCTTGACCTCATGGGCAGTGAAGGCACCATTCTTGCCTATAATGGCGGACAGCTCTTTGATACACGAACAAGTCAGGTACTCTGGGAACGTACAGTGGACCTTGAGACCATTCATACATGTTTTTCATACGCCCGTGAACATCACCTTGCTGCCCTTTCCTATGATGAGGAAGGTGTTATAACCGAAATGGCTGATGATGTACATGTTGCCAAAGAAGCCTATAACAACGCCATTCCTATCAGGAAAGTCTCCAATCTCATCAAGGAAGTACAACACCCGATGCCAAAAGTTATGATCGTAGGAGAACCACTTCTCTTGCAGAAGGCAAGAGAAGATCTGTTGCCATTGGTTGGGGATGTTGCTGATTTGGGCTTCAGTGAGCCATGTTTTATGGAAATTACCGCAAAAGGTGTACAAAAAGCGAGCAGTCTCCAGGTATTGCTTTCCCTGCTCGGAAAGGATGAAAGCTCCTTGATGGTAATCGGTGACGGTCTCAATGATCTCCCGATGTTCGGCATTGCCGCACTTGCAGTGGCTATGGACAATGCATCGGATGAAGTGAAATCCCATGCCCATGTGATTACGGATTCCAATGAACATGATGGGGTCGCTTTGGCTTTTGAACGATATATATTGACAAAATAG
- a CDS encoding SurA N-terminal domain-containing protein — translation MSSNDNTNGKKPEENGKVLAFGKEKKSAVEKKGKNEAALKPKRKITIGWVFGMIVLILIAISFVLAPAIQAFVGQGTSNGIVFGKYGKEEIKYAYGNYFYDQVQNYANEYSGSDANQTQALYQIWKSAYDSTVLFTAVNQLASKAGIIAADDVVKRAIIESGAYDKDGKFDVKTYQDASAERKASVEKSIRRGLPYQIVIDDVGTVLSSSSEIDYIAEMAGNGRTFRYLSLNPSLYPDELASQYALQNKQLFYSMDMSIISMDSQENAQAVYDSIVGGETSFEEAATQNSLDSYAAEEGKVGRLYYYGLVSNFKNADEAVSLLSAESGDVLGPFEANGAWAIYKLNSTPEEADYASEELLASVKAYLATSDSDIIDTFLADLAADLQAEAASKGLEEVALEQDLSLVDVSATPYNLGESQYMSNFSYTDNAGLLANAASNEDIAEQLYTAEENTLLDPIKSGASYLLVETGEDVQDDTMGSYITMFYDYYSGTQNQQDFSQALYSSDAFEDNFLTTFLNVVLGQSE, via the coding sequence ATGTCTTCAAACGACAACACAAATGGAAAGAAACCCGAAGAGAACGGGAAAGTACTCGCCTTCGGGAAAGAAAAGAAGAGCGCAGTAGAGAAAAAAGGTAAGAATGAAGCCGCACTCAAGCCAAAGCGCAAAATAACCATCGGATGGGTGTTTGGAATGATCGTCCTGATCTTGATCGCCATCTCCTTTGTGTTGGCCCCTGCTATTCAGGCCTTTGTCGGCCAAGGCACCAGCAATGGAATTGTATTTGGAAAATACGGCAAGGAAGAGATCAAGTATGCTTATGGCAACTACTTCTATGACCAGGTCCAGAACTATGCCAATGAGTACAGCGGATCTGATGCAAACCAAACCCAAGCCCTTTACCAAATCTGGAAGAGCGCCTACGACAGCACGGTCTTGTTCACTGCGGTTAACCAGCTTGCATCCAAAGCCGGTATCATTGCAGCTGATGATGTGGTAAAGCGTGCAATTATTGAAAGTGGCGCCTATGACAAGGATGGAAAATTCGATGTAAAGACCTATCAGGATGCTTCGGCTGAACGAAAGGCTTCTGTTGAGAAATCAATCCGGCGCGGCCTCCCCTACCAGATTGTAATTGACGATGTAGGTACAGTACTCTCCTCCTCATCTGAGATTGATTACATCGCTGAAATGGCAGGTAATGGAAGAACGTTCCGCTATCTCAGCCTCAATCCTTCACTCTACCCTGATGAGCTCGCTTCACAGTATGCGCTACAGAACAAGCAGCTCTTTTACAGCATGGATATGAGCATCATCAGCATGGACAGCCAGGAAAATGCCCAGGCAGTGTATGACTCCATCGTAGGTGGAGAGACCTCTTTTGAAGAGGCTGCAACCCAGAACAGTCTTGACTCCTATGCAGCTGAAGAAGGAAAGGTTGGCCGTCTGTACTACTACGGTCTGGTTTCCAACTTCAAGAATGCTGATGAAGCAGTCTCCTTACTCTCTGCAGAGAGCGGTGATGTACTTGGCCCCTTTGAGGCAAATGGTGCATGGGCAATCTACAAGCTGAACAGCACGCCAGAGGAAGCTGACTACGCAAGCGAAGAACTCCTTGCTTCCGTAAAGGCATACCTGGCAACCAGCGATAGTGACATCATCGACACCTTCCTTGCTGACCTTGCTGCAGATTTGCAGGCAGAGGCAGCAAGCAAAGGACTCGAAGAAGTCGCACTTGAGCAGGACCTCTCTTTGGTTGATGTAAGCGCAACTCCCTACAACTTGGGAGAAAGCCAGTACATGAGCAACTTCTCCTATACCGATAATGCGGGGCTGCTCGCCAATGCTGCCAGCAATGAAGATATTGCCGAGCAACTCTACACTGCAGAAGAGAACACGCTGCTTGATCCAATCAAGTCAGGTGCTTCCTACCTCCTTGTTGAGACTGGTGAAGATGTCCAGGACGATACCATGGGCAGTTATATCACCATGTTCTATGACTACTACAGTGGAACCCAGAACCAGCAGGACTTCAGTCAAGCACTCTACTCCTCTGATGCATTTGAGGACAACTTCCTGACCACCTTCCTCAACGTAGTACTGGGTCAGAGCGAATAA
- a CDS encoding metallophosphoesterase has product MKRSSRLILRILILLFVALLLIVGIASYIIIDRLSNTKVFEEVSMHTESVVSPLEPFNLQKAIHEGNAFTLEYPESGEFTILWGTDFHLRRGPFSGRDKLYALMERAFEETDPDLTVISGDLLFSFNAKEMLIEFASFMEKHGQLWAYSFGNHDGEHAYDRPTLASVLDDYPHALFSSGEEWVRGYSNYPLVLTQNGVMKEALMLIDSHHSRIYADNVIAPDYIYPSQISWYRWVEDGLGDIPLYAFTHIPLPEFSLLWESGTAKGVKLDKIVNVPLENSGLFAAMQERGNTVAVFSGHDHLNDFHGVWDSIGLHYGRSASYGSYGSRDHAKGLKTITLYADDTPYMVQTYTVDQWGL; this is encoded by the coding sequence ATGAAACGATCATCACGCTTAATCCTTAGGATATTGATACTGCTCTTTGTAGCGCTACTACTCATTGTAGGGATTGCGTCGTATATAATCATCGATCGCTTATCCAATACAAAAGTCTTTGAAGAAGTCAGCATGCACACAGAAAGTGTTGTCAGTCCCCTAGAGCCCTTCAACCTGCAGAAAGCGATCCATGAGGGGAATGCGTTTACCTTGGAGTATCCAGAAAGCGGGGAGTTCACAATTCTCTGGGGAACCGATTTCCATCTCAGGAGGGGCCCCTTTTCAGGCAGGGATAAGCTCTATGCATTGATGGAAAGGGCCTTTGAAGAAACAGATCCTGACCTGACCGTCATTTCTGGTGACCTGCTGTTCTCATTCAATGCAAAAGAGATGCTTATCGAGTTTGCATCCTTTATGGAGAAACATGGCCAGCTTTGGGCATACTCTTTTGGCAATCACGATGGAGAACATGCCTATGACCGACCTACACTCGCCAGTGTATTGGACGATTACCCCCATGCACTCTTTTCAAGCGGGGAGGAGTGGGTACGTGGATATAGCAACTACCCACTAGTCCTGACACAAAATGGGGTGATGAAAGAAGCACTTATGCTGATTGACTCCCATCACAGCAGAATCTATGCAGACAATGTCATCGCTCCTGACTATATCTATCCTTCCCAGATATCATGGTACCGTTGGGTGGAAGACGGACTGGGTGATATCCCCTTATATGCCTTTACCCATATTCCATTACCCGAATTCTCATTGCTTTGGGAGAGTGGAACAGCAAAGGGGGTGAAACTTGATAAGATTGTCAATGTACCGCTGGAAAACAGTGGCTTATTTGCTGCCATGCAAGAGAGAGGAAACACGGTGGCTGTTTTCAGTGGCCATGACCATTTGAACGATTTTCATGGAGTTTGGGATTCCATAGGTTTACACTACGGCAGAAGTGCAAGCTATGGGTCCTATGGATCCAGAGACCACGCAAAAGGACTGAAAACCATCACGCTCTATGCTGATGATACTCCCTATATGGTCCAGACCTATACCGTGGACCAGTGGGGGTTATAG
- a CDS encoding DUF2804 domain-containing protein, giving the protein MEHEVTQKQDLLNKKGRIKEEGWARHPLWRYDRSFIKGGRLRIKEWDYYAVINTEKRYAVTATISDLGYAALFAISYIDFDRKAVSQTDALRFFPLGKIGLSASSTDDNQVSWSNTNLRLAFIKKGTQRHLMVACPSLVLPDGSVGLDFDIVLTQELESESLNIATSWSEQRKAFYLNEKVNCLPAKGNIRRGMESEELLRGEAWGVLDWGRGRWTYTNTWYWASVSALVENVPFGLNLGYGFSDRSSASENALFYDGKIHKLGTVEFVFSREDLGKAWRVKDDQGRLNMVFTPVVDRSSNTNFVVIQSKQHQLFGYFSGTCILDDGSEIAIKEVPGFAEEVYNRW; this is encoded by the coding sequence ATGGAACACGAAGTAACGCAGAAGCAGGACCTACTCAACAAGAAGGGACGTATCAAGGAAGAAGGTTGGGCTCGCCATCCGCTTTGGCGCTACGACCGGTCATTCATAAAGGGCGGGCGTCTCAGGATCAAGGAGTGGGATTACTACGCAGTTATCAATACAGAAAAACGCTATGCAGTCACAGCTACCATCAGTGACCTAGGGTATGCAGCGCTCTTTGCTATCAGCTATATCGATTTTGATCGAAAAGCTGTAAGCCAGACTGATGCACTCCGCTTTTTCCCCCTTGGAAAGATTGGCCTGAGTGCTTCCAGCACTGATGACAACCAAGTTTCCTGGTCAAACACCAACTTGCGGCTTGCCTTTATCAAGAAGGGAACACAACGGCACTTGATGGTTGCATGCCCTTCCCTCGTGCTTCCTGATGGAAGTGTAGGTCTCGACTTCGATATAGTCCTCACCCAAGAACTGGAATCAGAGAGCCTGAATATCGCAACCAGCTGGAGTGAACAGCGTAAGGCGTTCTATCTCAACGAGAAGGTCAACTGCCTCCCTGCCAAGGGAAATATTCGAAGGGGTATGGAAAGTGAGGAATTACTCAGGGGGGAAGCATGGGGTGTCCTTGACTGGGGACGTGGGCGCTGGACCTATACAAACACCTGGTACTGGGCGAGTGTCTCTGCATTGGTGGAGAATGTTCCTTTCGGCTTGAACCTTGGCTATGGGTTTTCTGACAGAAGCTCTGCGAGTGAGAATGCCCTCTTCTATGATGGCAAGATACATAAGCTCGGCACGGTAGAGTTTGTATTCTCAAGGGAAGATCTTGGCAAGGCTTGGAGAGTCAAGGACGACCAAGGCAGGCTCAACATGGTATTCACCCCGGTGGTTGACCGCTCCAGCAATACCAATTTTGTGGTGATTCAATCCAAGCAACACCAGCTGTTCGGGTATTTTAGCGGTACCTGTATTCTTGATGATGGCTCTGAAATTGCAATCAAGGAGGTCCCTGGGTTTGCAGAAGAGGTCTACAATCGATGGTAG
- a CDS encoding DEAD/DEAH box helicase, producing MSELLSFADLGLSAQTIAAVKSKGFEEPTKIQAACIPLLLKDQVDVIGQAQTGTGKTAAFGLPILEIVDPSVRQVQALILAPTRELAVQVAEEINSLKGDRHLEIAAVYGGASMDLQLRKLRRGVHVVVGTPGRILDHLRRGSLKLDQLKFVVLDEADEMLDMGFVEDIEEVLKQTPENKRMLCFSATMPAPIQRLAGRFMHEPQMVKIKQETPTSDLTDQIYVEVRESDKFEALTRIIDMEESFYGIVFCRTKVQCDEIGRKLMDRGYDAEPLHGDLSQKQRENILHKMRDRSISIIVATDVAARGIDISDLTHVINFSLPEDPEAYIHRIGRTGRAGKSGIAITFVGPREFRRFSFIQKVSKSEIRRESVPDANDIIETKRTRIISQLSAITTEEGQESPFLTIAEQLLEDKRPEEVVASLLDHFYKDELDVSKYQHISSGRNERGPREQRSEDNGFTRLFIARGRKDGLDKRRLVDYLIEQVGAEDRDIQNVTVRDDFSFVSAPLQVAERILQTFSSVGSEGKPIITRAKPDNPNGKHLSGRRGDRYDDRPSSPDRRSSGRRPRRSNDDYQPYGRDSYGGGDDYYSRPSNFQDDRSGRSHGKYSAPKGKKGSRPKKRYRD from the coding sequence ATGTCAGAGTTATTAAGCTTTGCGGACCTAGGACTGTCCGCTCAAACCATTGCCGCCGTCAAATCCAAGGGATTTGAAGAACCAACAAAGATCCAAGCAGCGTGTATTCCATTGCTTCTCAAGGATCAGGTTGATGTCATCGGCCAGGCACAAACCGGAACCGGCAAAACCGCCGCTTTCGGTCTCCCCATTCTAGAAATCGTAGACCCTTCTGTAAGGCAGGTCCAGGCACTTATCCTCGCTCCCACGAGAGAGTTGGCTGTTCAGGTTGCCGAAGAGATTAATTCTCTGAAGGGAGATCGTCATTTGGAAATCGCCGCTGTCTATGGAGGAGCCTCCATGGACTTACAGCTCAGAAAGCTACGCCGAGGTGTCCACGTAGTTGTCGGTACCCCCGGTCGTATCCTCGACCACCTCAGAAGAGGTTCTCTCAAGCTGGATCAGCTGAAGTTCGTTGTTTTGGACGAAGCTGATGAGATGCTTGATATGGGATTTGTCGAGGATATTGAGGAAGTATTGAAGCAGACTCCGGAAAACAAGCGGATGCTCTGTTTCTCTGCTACCATGCCCGCCCCTATCCAGCGTCTTGCCGGGAGGTTCATGCATGAGCCTCAAATGGTAAAGATCAAGCAGGAGACCCCAACCAGTGATCTCACCGACCAGATTTACGTTGAGGTAAGAGAGTCGGACAAGTTTGAAGCGTTGACCCGTATCATCGATATGGAAGAGAGCTTCTACGGAATTGTCTTCTGCAGGACCAAGGTCCAATGTGATGAAATCGGCCGCAAGCTGATGGATCGCGGGTATGACGCTGAACCATTGCATGGTGATCTCTCCCAGAAACAGAGAGAAAACATCCTGCACAAAATGCGGGACAGATCGATCAGCATCATCGTCGCCACTGATGTGGCTGCCCGTGGTATCGACATCTCTGACCTCACCCATGTTATCAACTTCTCTCTCCCTGAAGATCCCGAAGCTTACATCCACCGTATCGGAAGAACAGGTAGAGCAGGAAAGAGTGGAATTGCCATCACCTTTGTAGGGCCCAGGGAGTTCAGACGGTTCAGCTTCATACAGAAGGTATCAAAATCAGAAATTCGACGTGAGTCAGTTCCTGATGCAAATGATATCATTGAGACCAAGCGAACAAGAATCATCAGTCAGCTCTCTGCCATTACTACGGAGGAGGGACAGGAAAGTCCTTTCCTTACCATTGCAGAACAGCTCTTGGAGGACAAGCGTCCTGAGGAAGTGGTAGCTTCCTTGCTTGACCACTTCTATAAGGATGAGTTGGATGTATCGAAGTATCAACACATCTCTTCGGGAAGAAATGAACGCGGTCCGAGGGAACAGCGCAGTGAAGATAATGGTTTCACCCGTCTCTTTATCGCTCGCGGTAGAAAAGATGGTCTGGACAAGCGTAGGCTCGTTGACTATTTGATTGAACAGGTTGGAGCTGAGGACCGTGACATCCAGAATGTAACGGTCAGGGATGATTTCTCCTTCGTCAGTGCTCCACTGCAGGTTGCGGAGCGTATCTTGCAGACGTTCAGCTCTGTGGGTTCAGAAGGCAAGCCGATCATCACCCGAGCGAAACCGGACAACCCGAATGGGAAGCACCTCTCCGGAAGAAGAGGCGACCGCTATGATGATCGTCCCAGTTCTCCTGATCGAAGAAGCTCCGGCAGACGTCCTCGCAGAAGCAATGATGATTATCAGCCGTATGGAAGGGATTCCTATGGCGGCGGTGATGATTATTACTCCCGACCTAGTAATTTCCAGGATGACCGCTCTGGCCGTTCCCATGGGAAATACAGTGCACCTAAAGGGAAAAAAGGCTCCCGCCCTAAGAAGCGGTACCGAGACTAA